Proteins from one Legionella taurinensis genomic window:
- a CDS encoding PEP/pyruvate-binding domain-containing protein: MTSKSQVLNSLKSKIKKARILDLVFFTVEDWYKNKQDCLDRIHNQLNTTNYIVRSSSRSEDQEQSSNSGKYESLLNVSRDNLPDAINQVVASYGEYADPQDEILIQPMLEDVVMSGVLFTRDPNTGAPYFIINYELEGDTTAVTSGASAGHTYVIARSCNALQDKRMLRLLDLAIELEALLGQPNLDIEFAYDNKKQLFLLQARPLIIKSLHKELEQHALLSKIKKKFLSLNAKHPYLYGSRTILGIMPDWNPAEIIGIRPKPLALSLYKELITDSIWAYQRDNYGYKNLRSFPLLIDLMGLPYIDVRVSFNSFIPKDLEAGLADKLVNYYLDRLEEEPFLHDKVEFDIVFSCHTFDLHKRAEKLKAYHFNDDEIGAIVTSLKNLTNNIIHRDQGLWIKDIEKIEELKIRHERICNNDTFDELTKIYWLIEECKRYGTLPFAGLARAGFIAVQLLNSMVAEGILSADERFCFLNSLDSVSTQMTRDMQQLDKQHFLQKYGHLRPGTYDILSPRYDEEPNLYFDWNKIKRMTSHQKDDFKLSLSQMRQIETLLDEQGIEHDVVGLFNFMKLAIEGREYAKFVFTKTLSDILSILKQFGLKNNIHVDEIAYMDIKDLLKHFSTSWDCIEELKRNIQVNIEKYKITNQIILPPLIVKPEDTEQFTLPESRPNFVTRKSLTAHVVSDLSDPEKMNGAIIFIPSADPGFDWVFTHQIAGFITAYGGVNSHMAIRAGELGLPAVIGTGDKLYNQLKSASRIHIDCGNQLVEVLH; this comes from the coding sequence GTGACTTCAAAATCGCAAGTTTTGAATTCTTTAAAAAGCAAAATAAAAAAGGCAAGGATACTGGACCTGGTTTTTTTTACCGTTGAAGATTGGTATAAAAATAAACAAGACTGCCTTGACAGAATCCACAATCAACTGAATACGACGAATTACATTGTGCGGAGCAGTAGCCGTAGTGAAGATCAGGAGCAAAGTTCCAATTCGGGTAAATATGAGTCTCTATTAAACGTCAGCCGGGATAATCTACCTGACGCCATTAATCAGGTAGTTGCTTCGTATGGTGAATATGCTGATCCGCAAGACGAGATTCTTATTCAACCCATGCTTGAAGATGTGGTGATGAGCGGTGTTCTTTTCACTCGTGATCCTAATACGGGCGCCCCCTATTTTATTATTAACTATGAATTAGAGGGGGATACGACTGCAGTGACTTCTGGTGCATCGGCTGGCCATACTTACGTTATTGCAAGAAGCTGCAATGCTCTTCAGGATAAACGAATGCTTCGTTTACTGGATTTGGCAATCGAGTTGGAAGCCTTGCTGGGGCAACCTAACCTGGATATTGAATTTGCTTATGACAATAAAAAACAATTATTTTTGTTGCAAGCCAGACCGCTCATTATAAAAAGTCTTCATAAGGAATTAGAACAGCATGCGCTGTTAAGTAAAATTAAAAAGAAATTTTTAAGTTTGAATGCGAAGCATCCCTATTTATATGGATCGCGAACAATTTTGGGGATTATGCCCGATTGGAATCCGGCAGAGATTATTGGCATTCGACCAAAACCGTTGGCATTAAGCCTTTATAAAGAGTTGATTACCGATAGCATATGGGCTTATCAACGAGATAATTACGGTTATAAGAATTTGCGAAGCTTCCCCCTGCTGATTGATTTGATGGGGTTGCCCTATATCGATGTCCGTGTCAGTTTTAATTCATTTATTCCGAAAGATCTGGAGGCGGGACTTGCGGATAAATTAGTCAATTATTACTTAGATCGGCTGGAGGAAGAACCCTTTCTACATGATAAGGTTGAGTTTGATATTGTCTTTTCCTGCCACACCTTTGATTTGCACAAGCGGGCTGAAAAGTTAAAAGCTTACCATTTTAACGACGATGAGATTGGTGCGATCGTTACCTCTCTTAAGAATTTAACCAATAATATTATTCATCGTGATCAGGGTTTGTGGATTAAGGACATTGAGAAAATCGAGGAGTTAAAGATTCGTCACGAGCGTATTTGCAACAATGATACCTTTGATGAATTAACCAAAATTTATTGGCTGATTGAAGAGTGTAAGCGCTATGGTACGCTACCTTTTGCTGGATTGGCCCGCGCGGGTTTTATTGCCGTGCAATTGCTAAACTCCATGGTCGCTGAGGGAATTTTAAGTGCTGATGAGCGATTCTGTTTTCTGAACAGCCTTGACTCGGTCAGCACCCAGATGACTCGTGACATGCAACAATTGGATAAACAGCATTTTCTGCAAAAATACGGTCATTTGAGACCTGGGACTTACGATATATTATCCCCCCGGTATGACGAAGAACCCAATCTCTATTTTGATTGGAATAAAATAAAACGCATGACGTCTCATCAAAAGGACGATTTTAAATTGAGTCTCTCGCAGATGAGGCAGATTGAAACGTTGCTTGATGAGCAAGGTATTGAACACGATGTAGTTGGCTTGTTTAATTTTATGAAATTAGCCATTGAAGGGCGGGAATACGCAAAGTTTGTTTTTACAAAGACATTGAGCGATATACTTTCTATATTGAAGCAGTTTGGTTTAAAAAATAATATTCATGTGGATGAAATTGCCTACATGGATATTAAAGATCTATTAAAGCATTTTTCAACATCCTGGGATTGCATTGAGGAATTAAAAAGGAATATCCAGGTCAACATTGAAAAATATAAGATCACCAATCAGATTATCTTGCCTCCATTAATCGTAAAACCAGAGGATACAGAGCAGTTTACTTTACCGGAAAGCAGACCCAATTTTGTGACTCGAAAGTCGCTGACTGCGCATGTGGTATCCGATCTCTCTGACCCTGAAAAAATGAACGGGGCGATTATTTTTATCCCCAGTGCTGATCCAGGATTTGACTGGGTGTTTACTCATCAAATTGCTGGATTCATAACGGCTTACGGGGGCGTGAATTCTCACATGGCTATTCGTGCCGGCGAATTAGGCTTGCCAGCCGTCATTGGTACCGGTGACAAACTGTATAATCAATTGAAATCGGCTTCACGTATTCATATCGATTGTGGAAATCAACTCGTGGAGGTCCTGCATTGA
- a CDS encoding gamma-glutamyl-gamma-aminobutyrate hydrolase family protein (Members of this family of hydrolases with an active site Cys residue belong to MEROPS family C26.) codes for MKQIGITMRVDYHEKVDEKRDAIDQRWYKFLNACQLYPIPIPNFMTGLDCLLTQNWAGFILTGGNSPESLGGDAPERDQIEQALMELAVKKSIPVLGVCRGMQVIQHYFGVNLIPVTEHVAVRHTFHYRGSVVDVNSYHHFGALDSVPSLIVDGRSEDGVIEAISHQSLPIKGIMWHPEREDTFSAVDIELFKSHFC; via the coding sequence TTGAAACAGATCGGCATAACCATGCGGGTGGATTACCATGAAAAAGTGGATGAAAAGCGGGATGCTATCGACCAGCGCTGGTATAAATTTTTAAATGCCTGCCAACTATATCCCATTCCTATTCCTAACTTTATGACTGGCCTGGATTGCCTATTAACTCAAAATTGGGCTGGCTTTATCCTCACAGGAGGAAATTCACCTGAGAGTCTCGGCGGAGATGCTCCAGAGAGAGATCAAATAGAGCAGGCTCTGATGGAGCTCGCTGTTAAAAAATCAATTCCCGTTCTCGGCGTTTGTCGCGGAATGCAGGTTATTCAGCACTATTTTGGCGTTAACCTCATTCCTGTGACGGAGCATGTCGCTGTTCGCCATACATTTCATTATCGTGGGAGTGTTGTCGATGTGAATAGCTACCATCATTTCGGTGCTTTGGATTCGGTTCCCAGCTTAATCGTGGATGGGCGTAGTGAGGACGGTGTTATTGAGGCTATTTCACATCAGTCATTACCGATCAAGGGCATCATGTGGCACCCAGAAAGAGAGGATACATTTTCTGCGGTTGATATAGAACTTTTTAAGAGCCATTTTTGCTGA
- a CDS encoding 3'(2'),5'-bisphosphate nucleotidase CysQ family protein, giving the protein MKKELLRLIEETGDKILCFYGDKTFDLKKDDSPLTLADQASHDYLVTHLPQIKNVPILSEECHVDFDQRKNWEEFWLIDPLDGTKEFIHGFDDFCINIALIQQNKPVLGLIYAPLLKEFYFAEEGRGFEYFGPGHELERDSELVVATSRFHHSELTSHFMTLNNLSKVYTIGAALKFGRMALGQIDLYPRFEGSKEWDTGAGQLILIEANGTVLDLQTRKLPTYNKSNIRNNFFMAYRNHVDINQFYYPDLA; this is encoded by the coding sequence ATGAAGAAAGAATTATTGCGTTTGATTGAAGAGACAGGGGATAAAATTCTGTGTTTTTACGGAGATAAAACCTTTGATCTAAAAAAAGATGACTCCCCGTTAACCCTTGCTGATCAAGCTTCCCACGATTATCTGGTTACACATTTACCACAAATTAAAAATGTTCCTATTTTATCTGAAGAATGTCATGTCGATTTTGATCAAAGAAAAAATTGGGAAGAGTTTTGGTTAATTGATCCGCTGGACGGGACGAAAGAATTCATCCATGGGTTTGATGATTTTTGTATCAATATCGCTTTAATTCAACAAAATAAACCGGTCCTGGGATTAATTTATGCTCCGCTGCTGAAGGAGTTCTATTTCGCAGAGGAGGGGCGGGGATTTGAATATTTTGGCCCTGGCCATGAGCTTGAAAGGGATAGTGAATTGGTTGTTGCAACCAGTCGCTTTCATCATTCCGAACTGACAAGTCATTTTATGACTTTAAACAATCTTTCCAAGGTTTATACCATAGGGGCTGCGCTTAAATTTGGCAGAATGGCGCTGGGTCAAATTGACCTCTATCCCCGCTTCGAGGGATCGAAAGAATGGGATACGGGTGCCGGGCAACTTATTTTGATCGAGGCTAATGGCACTGTGCTCGACCTGCAGACGAGAAAATTACCCACATACAATAAATCAAACATAAGGAATAATTTTTTTATGGCGTACAGGAATCATGTCGATATTAACCAGTTTTATTATCCGGATTTAGCATGA